TAACCCAAACCAaccctattttttttaaaaggacTGAGATCCTCTGATCCGAATCATTAGTCTGTTTTCATTTtcgtaactttttttttttgaccaccCGAATCCAAAAACTCTAGATCCAAAAAGGAGcttgatccaaaaaaataaaactttttttcTTATATCTGCCCGAATTCGGAAGAAATCCTTTGATCTGCccgaatccaaaaaaaaatacttcTCATCAAATGGCCCCGACTACTCACCTCACTCTGTTTTTCCTCCCATCCTGCAATCTTTTTTCGCCCTTATTTCGAGAATGGAAGGCTGTGGCATGCAGCAACCTTCCTTTTTTTTGCATTTCTTCTTTCAAGAATGGAAGGCTTCGGCAAGCAGCAacctccctcctttttttttaacCTCTTTCGATATGGAAGGCTGCGGTATGCAGCAACCTTCCCAATCGGCAATCTTATCAATAGTGGCTGCACAGCCACGTTGATGTTCAACATGTGATGAAACACATACATCGTGTTTCTGATATTGAAAAATAGAGGACCCACCCTTCCTCACCCCCGTAATCATCCCCTTTCTTAAATGATGTATCAAGGAGAATGGATGGCTACAACAACCACCCCTTATGGACACTGATGAGGTTAAAACTAGAGAAAACACAGTTAAAAAATAAAGCCCTACAATAGTCATCGAATGCTTACCTGGAGTAAGGAGGGAGGGGGCTTCTACAAACCTGCTCGCCACCTTCTAAGAGGGGGTATTTATAATCCCCTCTCCCTCTGAGATTGATGAGCATGCGACGATGCCACCTGTTCACTTGCTGGAATGGCCGTCTCCATCGATTTGAAAGAAAAATCCTTCTCTGGATCTCTGGATGATCCACAGGAGAAACATATCCAATAATTAATGTGGAGATCATGCTTGAGATTGCTTGAAACAGAGATTTTAGAAAAGAAAtgtgcacatattttttttataattttttaattatcggGGCCGATCATCCGTGGATAATATAGGCTTcagcctcttttttctttttttcttttctattatcgatGACCGGCTGCAATCTCCTCCCATCATTctctattttatttaaaattatccaCTGCAAGTAGTAGCTGCAGCCACAATTTTTCTCATGATTGCTTTTCCTATTTTTAATACTCTCACTAGGCCTACTGGGTCGAGAAGGCACTTCAGATGGGTCAAGAAGGTATTGAGAAGTACGACCCAGTGGATGCGTCCGATCGCAATCCTTAACTTTGCATGCGTAACACGCAGCATTTCAGATGGTGGATACTCAGCAACGTCTAAAGGCGACACGTGCTGTGTTGGGAGAGCTCTTCCTATTTTTTAATACTTTCATTGGGCCAGCTGGATCGAGAAAGCACTTCAGATGGGTCGAAAAGGGATTGAGAAGTATGGCCTAGCGGATGCGTCCAGCCGCAATCCTTGACCCTACATGCGTAATATGCGACATTTCAGATGGTGGACACCTTGTGGTGTCTCAAGGCGACACGTGCTGTGCTGGGAGAGTGATAGCTTCCCCTTTAATGTAGTTGTATAGATTCTTGTACGACTATATATAAAAGTACAAAAATATGAAAGATCTTAAAATGATGTAACTATTGATTTTTATAATTCTCCAATAAATACAAACCTAagatcaaataaaatatttttctatctactaaaaaattagaaaaaaatatctcattagaAGATATTTATTTCCCACcactatcaaatatatatattccATCATTATTATTTGTTGTTATTTTCCATCACTTTCATCTTGCTCATTGCCCTCAAGAAAAATGTTAGATAGCAAAATTACATCCATTACCACCATCAGTGACCAAACCAACaacttcaattgatgattaacgtGTAAGCCACTCACTAAAATGACTACATCCAATCACCACTCATATCGTGCAACCCACCCATCAAATATATTTAAACGCAACTTCTTACATGACAATAAAGCACCAAGCCACTAATTTCTAGATCAACAATCTTTCCTCTTACGAGgatttgtttggataatcctattGGATTGGAAATGAAATTTTTAGTGCTATGCAATATGAGCTCTAACCCAGTCTACGTCAACTAAAACTATTCCAATCCATTCCTACataatgggaaaaaaaaaaagaaaaatctggcAAGGGTTTTTGTGTTTTATGAAATTTAGGCCAGGCCACGTGGAAAAAGAAAATtatgaattttataaaaaaatatattttgtgcaTCACATATGgtgcaataaaattgatgtagAGTGCATCACATCATCCTATTAGATTATGTAGCCTCCGCTTTTCCACGTTCATTAAATGCTTGCAATTCCGtcttttggtttaaaattttgaaggagTAAAATATCTCtctattctgaaaaaattatgacatcttgtggtcTGTTTTAACATCTCGacgaaaaatttataaatttttaatgatgaaaatatttttttagaaagtcATAATATATCTTTAGAAAgtcataaataaataaactacatatgtcataattttttcaaaatattttaaatatttttattatttaaaattttaaattaaaaaataaaattgatatatttaaccAGCGGAATTGATGCATTTAATTTGCATTGAAAGATGTGGCTATGTGGTCCAACGGGAAGGAGTGGTGCACTATATgctgtgcacaaagaatttctcttataTAAATATAGTTCTAGTTTGATCCGATCTGTTAAAATTTTTGGATTGCCCTTATGCAGGattaaaaattctttgtgcaccgttcACGATATAAAAAATCTAACGCAGAAGGCACCGTTTTATCCTACTGGATCACGTAGCCACTGTTTTTCAACGTGTATTTaacatttataattttatttttttatttgaaattttgaatgatgaaaatatcttttttaaaaattatgacatccgttcataaaaattatgacattctttctctttcaaaaaaattatgacatcccttcacaGAATTATAATatcctttcataaaaattatgatatcttttttCATAGAATTATAATACTTCTTCACGACATCCTGTAAAAaaatggatgtcataatttttatgaaaaaatgtcataaattttatgaaagaatgtcataattttgtaaaagagaggtgtcataatttttatcaaggagtatcataatttcatgaagaggtatcataattttttttaaaaaaaaagtattataatttttgtgagaaaatattattatttaaaaaatattataaattttaaaaaatatttttattatttaaaattttaaataaaaaaaattataaatattaaatatatattgaataACGGTGGTTAGTCAATAAGACAGTGAGATTTTCTGTCCTGCGGGCGGTGCACGGAGAATTTCTCTGCGCAGAATTATCCAAGCGGGCCTAAAAAGACGCACCTCCGAGTCTCCGGCGAAGCAGTAATCTTGTATCGTAACGACTCCGACCTCAATCGTAAAGCCACTCCCTCTCTGAAGACCACAGTAAACCCTCTACCACCGCGAGCTCATGGGATGGCGCCGCTTTGCCACCGCCAAGCTTGCCTCCCTCCTCTCCCGAAACCCTAATCTTGACCCTAGCATCTTCTCCGGCGCCGCCTCTGCCGCCCCCTCCGCTCCCTCTGCCGCTGACGTCCTCCCCTTTCTTGGCTGCCGGCAGCGGAAGAAGCTCCGGAAGAAGCTGCAGAGCCCCCGCGTACGGTCCATCCAGCCCGACGCCGGCCGCCGCCTCCTCCACTTCGAGGCCATCGTCCACAGCGATGCCCAACTCCGCTTCATCACCCGCACCAAATCCTTCCTCGCCGGCCTCCCCGGCCATCGCCTCCCACTCGCCGACGCCGGCAAGCTCCACCGCGAGCTCGGCTTCCCTCGCGGCCGCAAGGTCTCCCACTTCGCAGCCTGCCACCCCCTCCTCCTCCACCTACCCCGCCTCCCCCCCGACTCCAAGCCCTACCTCGCCTTCACCCCCCTCATGGATTCCCTCCTCGAAGAGGAGCGCGCCCTCATGGACGCCATGGAGCCCCAGCGCGTCACAACTGTCCGCAAGCTTCTCATGATCTCTGCCGGCCGCCGGATTCCCCTCGCCAAGCTTCACCATTGCCGCCTCCTATTTGGCCTCCCCGACGACTTCCGTGACCAGGTCCGCAAGTACCCGGACTTCTTCCGCATAGCCGTCGACCCCGACGGCCGCCATGTGCTCGAGCTCGTGGAGTGGGATCCGGCGCTTGCCGTCAGTGCCCTGGAGCGCGACTTTGTCCCCGATGAGGCCCGGGTTCGGAGAACCTTCAAATTTACAATTCCACATGGAAAGTCCTTACCTCTGGAGGAGGATGACGAGAGAAGG
This genomic window from Elaeis guineensis isolate ETL-2024a chromosome 13, EG11, whole genome shotgun sequence contains:
- the LOC105056806 gene encoding protein WHAT'S THIS FACTOR 1 homolog, chloroplastic, translated to MGWRRFATAKLASLLSRNPNLDPSIFSGAASAAPSAPSAADVLPFLGCRQRKKLRKKLQSPRVRSIQPDAGRRLLHFEAIVHSDAQLRFITRTKSFLAGLPGHRLPLADAGKLHRELGFPRGRKVSHFAACHPLLLHLPRLPPDSKPYLAFTPLMDSLLEEERALMDAMEPQRVTTVRKLLMISAGRRIPLAKLHHCRLLFGLPDDFRDQVRKYPDFFRIAVDPDGRHVLELVEWDPALAVSALERDFVPDEARVRRTFKFTIPHGKSLPLEEDDERRLNSLTTLPLVSPYSNGLELKPWSLEAEKYRVGVIHEFLSLTLEKRAWIHHIVEFKEEFNLTKHTYQMLLKQPRAFYLAGTAMNWAVFLKDAYKDDGSLIEKDPQVVFNETFLRYACMTESERGEAIVEKRING